From Fundulus heteroclitus isolate FHET01 chromosome 5, MU-UCD_Fhet_4.1, whole genome shotgun sequence, a single genomic window includes:
- the LOC105922691 gene encoding wiskott-Aldrich syndrome protein family member 3 isoform X1 — MPLVKRIIEPRYLCRGALPEGVASELECVTNSTLAAVIKQLGGLSRYAEDIFGELFVEANSFYQRMNSLQDRVDQLAVKVTQLDSTVEEVSLQDINMRKAFRSSTIQDQQVVSRSSILNPVLEMYHRCDKPPPLNILTPYRDDKKDGLKFYTDPSYFFSLWKEKMLQATENKRKEKRRHKVGLSPLPGGPPVHHRTPHVMSACVQEQKQVEESGRQVKKVRKARNRRQEWSLMAYDKELRPDARVTPSPYHTSDGSMSPDRSRMSDEPSSPGADGEEPVAMVTGVSGHTQSLDRVLRPTSAFSAAATTSVRQHSLGRNQPHHHQVPLAGSANQNAAWSKAASDHQIPPAPPPPPPLMQSAGQKAFPSVSAHSAAVATQLQPAGAPGNQGGTGAMSRPYSPSPPPPPPAHYVPSQAPPPAAAAPPLAPTSDHRKPSNVLNIPLNDARSDLLAAIRRGIQLRKVQEQREQEEAKKREPAGNDVATILSRRIAVEYSESEEESEPEDQGWSD; from the exons ATGCCGCTGGTGAAGAGGATCATTGAGCCCAGGTACCTGTGCCGCGGCGCTCTGCCTGAAGGGGTCGCCAGTGAGCTGGAGTGCGTCACCAACAGCACGCTGGCTGCCGTCATCAAGCAGCTGGGAGGACTCA GTCGTTATGCAGAGGACATCTTTGGTGAGCTCTTCGTTGAGGCTAACAGCTTCTACCAGAGGATGAACAGCTTGCAGGACAGAGTGGACCAGCTGGCTGTGAAGGTCACTCAGCTGGACTCCACCGTGGAGGAAG TGTCGTTGCAGGACATCAACATGCGGAAAGCTTTCAGAAGCAGTACCATTCAGGACCAGCAGGTGGTGTCACGGAGCTCCATCCTCAACCCGGTGCTGGAGATGTACCATCGGTGTGATAAACCACCCCCCCTCAACATCCTGACACCTTATAG AGATGATAAGAAGGACGGGCTGAAGTTCTACACCGACCCGTCTTACTTCTTCAGCCTGTGGAAGGAGAAGATGCTGCAGGCCACTGAGAACAAACGCAAGGAGAAGAGGCGACACAAGGTTGGTTTATCTCCTCTGCCGGGCGGTCCACCCGTCCATCACAGGACTCCTCATGTGATGTCTGCCTGTGTTCAGGAGCAGAAGCAGGTGGAGGAGTCAGGACGCCAGGTGAAGAAG GTCCGGAAAGCTCGGAACCGACGGCAGGAATGGAGCCTGATGGCGTACGATAAGGAGCTCCGCCCAGATGCTCGGGTGACACCGTCACCTTACCACACCTCTGATGGCTCCATGTCACCTGACAG GTCCAGGATGTCTGACGAGCCTTCCAGCCCCGGCGCTGATGGCGAGGAGCCCGTTGCCATGGTGACCGGTGTCAGCGGCCACACCCAGTCGCTGGACCGCGTCCTTCGGCCCACGTCAGCCTTCTCTGCCGCTGCCACCACCTCCGTCCGGCAGCACTCTCTGGGACGCAACCAGCCGCACCATCACCAGGTGCCCCTCGCcggctcagccaatcagaacgcaGCGTGGAGCAAAGCAGCCAG TGACCATCAGATCCCCCCAGCACCACCTCCCCCCCCGCCTCTCATGCAGTCAGCGGGACAAAAGGCCTTTCCCAGCGTCTCCGCCCACAGTGCTGCCGTGGCAACCCAGCTACAGCCTGCAGGTGCTCCTGGTAACCAAG GTGGCACAGGTGCAATGTCCCGCCCCTACagcccctcccctccccctccccctccagcTCATTATGTCCCCtcccaagccccgcccccagctgctgctgctcctccattGGCTCCAACAAGTGACCACAGGAAGCCGTCGAACGTCCTGAACATCCCGCTGAACGACGCCCGCAGCGACCTGCTGGCTGCCATCCGCAGAG GGATCCAGCTGAGGAAGGTTCAGGAGCAGCGAGAGCAGGAGGAGGCCAAGAAGAGAGAACCCGCAGGAAACGACGTGGCCACCATCTTGTCCCGCCGCATCGCAGTGGAGTACAGCGAATCAGAGGAGGAGTCAGAACCGGAGGACCAGGGGTGGTCCGACTAA
- the LOC105922691 gene encoding wiskott-Aldrich syndrome protein family member 3 isoform X3: MNSLQDRVDQLAVKVTQLDSTVEEVSLQDINMRKAFRSSTIQDQQVVSRSSILNPVLEMYHRCDKPPPLNILTPYRDDKKDGLKFYTDPSYFFSLWKEKMLQATENKRKEKRRHKEQKQVEESGRQVKKVRKARNRRQEWSLMAYDKELRPDARVTPSPYHTSDGSMSPDRSRMSDEPSSPGADGEEPVAMVTGVSGHTQSLDRVLRPTSAFSAAATTSVRQHSLGRNQPHHHQVPLAGSANQNAAWSKAASDHQIPPAPPPPPPLMQSAGQKAFPSVSAHSAAVATQLQPAGAPGNQGGTGAMSRPYSPSPPPPPPAHYVPSQAPPPAAAAPPLAPTSDHRKPSNVLNIPLNDARSDLLAAIRRGIQLRKVQEQREQEEAKKREPAGNDVATILSRRIAVEYSESEEESEPEDQGWSD, from the exons ATGAACAGCTTGCAGGACAGAGTGGACCAGCTGGCTGTGAAGGTCACTCAGCTGGACTCCACCGTGGAGGAAG TGTCGTTGCAGGACATCAACATGCGGAAAGCTTTCAGAAGCAGTACCATTCAGGACCAGCAGGTGGTGTCACGGAGCTCCATCCTCAACCCGGTGCTGGAGATGTACCATCGGTGTGATAAACCACCCCCCCTCAACATCCTGACACCTTATAG AGATGATAAGAAGGACGGGCTGAAGTTCTACACCGACCCGTCTTACTTCTTCAGCCTGTGGAAGGAGAAGATGCTGCAGGCCACTGAGAACAAACGCAAGGAGAAGAGGCGACACAAG GAGCAGAAGCAGGTGGAGGAGTCAGGACGCCAGGTGAAGAAG GTCCGGAAAGCTCGGAACCGACGGCAGGAATGGAGCCTGATGGCGTACGATAAGGAGCTCCGCCCAGATGCTCGGGTGACACCGTCACCTTACCACACCTCTGATGGCTCCATGTCACCTGACAG GTCCAGGATGTCTGACGAGCCTTCCAGCCCCGGCGCTGATGGCGAGGAGCCCGTTGCCATGGTGACCGGTGTCAGCGGCCACACCCAGTCGCTGGACCGCGTCCTTCGGCCCACGTCAGCCTTCTCTGCCGCTGCCACCACCTCCGTCCGGCAGCACTCTCTGGGACGCAACCAGCCGCACCATCACCAGGTGCCCCTCGCcggctcagccaatcagaacgcaGCGTGGAGCAAAGCAGCCAG TGACCATCAGATCCCCCCAGCACCACCTCCCCCCCCGCCTCTCATGCAGTCAGCGGGACAAAAGGCCTTTCCCAGCGTCTCCGCCCACAGTGCTGCCGTGGCAACCCAGCTACAGCCTGCAGGTGCTCCTGGTAACCAAG GTGGCACAGGTGCAATGTCCCGCCCCTACagcccctcccctccccctccccctccagcTCATTATGTCCCCtcccaagccccgcccccagctgctgctgctcctccattGGCTCCAACAAGTGACCACAGGAAGCCGTCGAACGTCCTGAACATCCCGCTGAACGACGCCCGCAGCGACCTGCTGGCTGCCATCCGCAGAG GGATCCAGCTGAGGAAGGTTCAGGAGCAGCGAGAGCAGGAGGAGGCCAAGAAGAGAGAACCCGCAGGAAACGACGTGGCCACCATCTTGTCCCGCCGCATCGCAGTGGAGTACAGCGAATCAGAGGAGGAGTCAGAACCGGAGGACCAGGGGTGGTCCGACTAA
- the LOC105922691 gene encoding wiskott-Aldrich syndrome protein family member 3 isoform X2: protein MPLVKRIIEPRYLCRGALPEGVASELECVTNSTLAAVIKQLGGLSRYAEDIFGELFVEANSFYQRMNSLQDRVDQLAVKVTQLDSTVEEVSLQDINMRKAFRSSTIQDQQVVSRSSILNPVLEMYHRCDKPPPLNILTPYRDDKKDGLKFYTDPSYFFSLWKEKMLQATENKRKEKRRHKEQKQVEESGRQVKKVRKARNRRQEWSLMAYDKELRPDARVTPSPYHTSDGSMSPDRSRMSDEPSSPGADGEEPVAMVTGVSGHTQSLDRVLRPTSAFSAAATTSVRQHSLGRNQPHHHQVPLAGSANQNAAWSKAASDHQIPPAPPPPPPLMQSAGQKAFPSVSAHSAAVATQLQPAGAPGNQGGTGAMSRPYSPSPPPPPPAHYVPSQAPPPAAAAPPLAPTSDHRKPSNVLNIPLNDARSDLLAAIRRGIQLRKVQEQREQEEAKKREPAGNDVATILSRRIAVEYSESEEESEPEDQGWSD from the exons ATGCCGCTGGTGAAGAGGATCATTGAGCCCAGGTACCTGTGCCGCGGCGCTCTGCCTGAAGGGGTCGCCAGTGAGCTGGAGTGCGTCACCAACAGCACGCTGGCTGCCGTCATCAAGCAGCTGGGAGGACTCA GTCGTTATGCAGAGGACATCTTTGGTGAGCTCTTCGTTGAGGCTAACAGCTTCTACCAGAGGATGAACAGCTTGCAGGACAGAGTGGACCAGCTGGCTGTGAAGGTCACTCAGCTGGACTCCACCGTGGAGGAAG TGTCGTTGCAGGACATCAACATGCGGAAAGCTTTCAGAAGCAGTACCATTCAGGACCAGCAGGTGGTGTCACGGAGCTCCATCCTCAACCCGGTGCTGGAGATGTACCATCGGTGTGATAAACCACCCCCCCTCAACATCCTGACACCTTATAG AGATGATAAGAAGGACGGGCTGAAGTTCTACACCGACCCGTCTTACTTCTTCAGCCTGTGGAAGGAGAAGATGCTGCAGGCCACTGAGAACAAACGCAAGGAGAAGAGGCGACACAAG GAGCAGAAGCAGGTGGAGGAGTCAGGACGCCAGGTGAAGAAG GTCCGGAAAGCTCGGAACCGACGGCAGGAATGGAGCCTGATGGCGTACGATAAGGAGCTCCGCCCAGATGCTCGGGTGACACCGTCACCTTACCACACCTCTGATGGCTCCATGTCACCTGACAG GTCCAGGATGTCTGACGAGCCTTCCAGCCCCGGCGCTGATGGCGAGGAGCCCGTTGCCATGGTGACCGGTGTCAGCGGCCACACCCAGTCGCTGGACCGCGTCCTTCGGCCCACGTCAGCCTTCTCTGCCGCTGCCACCACCTCCGTCCGGCAGCACTCTCTGGGACGCAACCAGCCGCACCATCACCAGGTGCCCCTCGCcggctcagccaatcagaacgcaGCGTGGAGCAAAGCAGCCAG TGACCATCAGATCCCCCCAGCACCACCTCCCCCCCCGCCTCTCATGCAGTCAGCGGGACAAAAGGCCTTTCCCAGCGTCTCCGCCCACAGTGCTGCCGTGGCAACCCAGCTACAGCCTGCAGGTGCTCCTGGTAACCAAG GTGGCACAGGTGCAATGTCCCGCCCCTACagcccctcccctccccctccccctccagcTCATTATGTCCCCtcccaagccccgcccccagctgctgctgctcctccattGGCTCCAACAAGTGACCACAGGAAGCCGTCGAACGTCCTGAACATCCCGCTGAACGACGCCCGCAGCGACCTGCTGGCTGCCATCCGCAGAG GGATCCAGCTGAGGAAGGTTCAGGAGCAGCGAGAGCAGGAGGAGGCCAAGAAGAGAGAACCCGCAGGAAACGACGTGGCCACCATCTTGTCCCGCCGCATCGCAGTGGAGTACAGCGAATCAGAGGAGGAGTCAGAACCGGAGGACCAGGGGTGGTCCGACTAA